In one Actinomyces trachealis genomic region, the following are encoded:
- a CDS encoding ABC transporter substrate-binding protein, whose protein sequence is MRFKKALGVAAVLALSATGLAACGGGAGGSDNKTIAVVAKGYASPFWAAVRSGVEQAGKDLGYTVTFNGPDTETDVPRQNDQLNQALVKRPAALVFAALDSDAQGTVLQQFQDASIPVVAFDSGVPGSEIPKTTVATDNKAAAAEGAQHMAELIGKKGKVAIICHSQTSLTGQDREKGFKEWVEKNAPEIQIVDTQYNNSDQAVAQQQAAAILQANPDVVGIFATDDDGAVAAAQATDTAGMTSTVKIVGFDSGKPQMDLITKGTISGSVTQNPFQMGYEAVKAADKVIKGETLDKFIDSGYYWYDKNNMSDENIKKAVYE, encoded by the coding sequence ATGAGGTTCAAGAAGGCGCTGGGAGTCGCGGCGGTGCTCGCGCTCTCCGCCACCGGACTGGCCGCCTGTGGCGGCGGTGCCGGCGGCTCTGACAACAAGACCATTGCCGTCGTGGCCAAAGGTTACGCCAGCCCCTTCTGGGCGGCGGTGCGCTCCGGTGTGGAGCAGGCGGGTAAGGACCTGGGGTACACCGTTACCTTCAACGGCCCGGACACGGAGACGGACGTCCCCCGCCAAAACGACCAACTCAACCAGGCCCTAGTAAAGAGGCCTGCTGCCTTGGTTTTTGCGGCGCTCGACTCTGACGCCCAGGGCACTGTGCTACAGCAGTTCCAGGACGCGTCCATCCCAGTGGTGGCTTTTGATTCCGGTGTACCGGGCTCCGAGATTCCTAAGACGACTGTGGCGACGGACAACAAGGCTGCCGCCGCTGAGGGCGCTCAGCACATGGCCGAGCTAATCGGCAAGAAGGGCAAGGTCGCCATCATCTGCCACTCCCAGACCTCGCTGACTGGTCAGGACCGCGAGAAGGGCTTCAAGGAGTGGGTGGAGAAGAATGCTCCTGAGATCCAGATCGTGGACACCCAGTACAACAACTCCGACCAGGCAGTTGCCCAGCAGCAGGCTGCCGCTATCCTCCAGGCGAACCCGGACGTGGTGGGCATCTTCGCCACTGACGACGACGGCGCTGTCGCCGCTGCCCAGGCCACCGATACCGCTGGCATGACCAGCACCGTCAAGATCGTCGGCTTCGACTCCGGTAAGCCCCAGATGGACTTGATCACCAAGGGCACCATCTCTGGCTCCGTAACGCAGAACCCCTTCCAGATGGGATACGAGGCTGTGAAGGCTGCGGACAAGGTCATCAAGGGTGAGACGCTCGACAAGTTCATCGACTCCGGTTACTACTGGTACGACAAGAACAACATGAGCGACGAGAACATCAAGAAGGCTGTCTACGAGTGA
- a CDS encoding ABC transporter permease — protein sequence MSTAAPVKPQRGSTQPPTAPVNQRADLMDFLRRNASQVLVLVSELVLIVVFSIASPYFFQLSNFSALLLDASVYVLLALGLTFVIATGGIDLTPGFGIAFTSVCLAVVMRWAGGHGLSTPLVIFLGVLVGLLAGALMGTINGFLVAYLRMQPMIATLAMMLIAWGMAMVLSGTSAIPLSGFPAFLTLGQGRTLGITNAMFLVVAAALVAAYLLNRTLIGRYALAIGSNEEATRLSGVNVKRWKLYVYALGGTFTGLAGILMASRLASGKPDVGQSYEMYAIAAAVLGGASLMGGKASVFGSVIGAVVIATIRNGAVLMGIPDQWQKVLLGVVVLGAVYLDTRRTDK from the coding sequence GTGAGCACTGCAGCACCCGTCAAGCCCCAACGAGGCTCGACCCAGCCGCCCACGGCCCCGGTGAACCAAAGGGCTGACCTGATGGACTTCCTCAGGCGTAACGCATCCCAGGTCCTGGTGCTGGTCTCGGAACTCGTCCTGATCGTGGTCTTCTCGATTGCGAGCCCCTACTTCTTCCAGCTTTCCAACTTCTCGGCCCTGCTGCTGGACGCCTCCGTATACGTCCTGCTGGCGCTGGGCCTAACCTTCGTCATCGCCACCGGCGGCATCGACCTGACCCCCGGCTTCGGCATCGCCTTCACCTCGGTGTGCCTAGCGGTGGTCATGAGATGGGCTGGAGGGCATGGGCTGAGCACCCCGCTGGTGATCTTTCTGGGTGTGCTGGTGGGCCTGCTAGCTGGCGCCCTGATGGGCACGATTAACGGCTTCCTGGTGGCCTACCTGCGTATGCAGCCCATGATCGCCACCCTGGCCATGATGCTTATCGCCTGGGGCATGGCCATGGTCCTGTCCGGCACCTCCGCCATCCCACTGTCCGGCTTCCCGGCTTTCCTGACGCTCGGGCAGGGACGCACCCTCGGCATCACCAACGCCATGTTCCTGGTGGTGGCCGCCGCCCTGGTGGCCGCCTACCTGCTCAACCGCACCCTGATCGGGCGCTACGCCCTGGCCATCGGCTCCAACGAGGAGGCCACGCGCCTGTCTGGTGTGAACGTCAAGCGCTGGAAGCTGTACGTCTACGCCCTGGGCGGCACCTTCACCGGCCTGGCGGGTATCCTCATGGCCTCCCGCCTGGCTTCCGGAAAGCCTGACGTCGGCCAGTCCTACGAGATGTACGCCATCGCCGCTGCGGTCTTGGGTGGCGCCTCCCTGATGGGTGGCAAGGCTTCCGTCTTCGGCTCGGTGATCGGCGCCGTCGTCATTGCCACCATCCGTAACGGCGCGGTGCTCATGGGCATCCCCGACCAGTGGCAGAAGGTGCTGCTGGGTGTGGTGGTCCTCGGGGCCGTCTACCTGGACACCCGCCGCACCGACAAGTGA